TTACTGCGATACTAGCAGGACTATACGCTGTCTTTTACGGCATTTTAACAGTAGAAGATTTAAACTTGCTGCTTGGTGCAGTATTCTGCTTCGTTGTACTCGCCAGCGTGATGGTCTTGACTCGTAAAATTGACTGGTATCAAGTCACTTAACTGTCATCAAAAAATGACCAATAAATAACGATCAAAAACATTTATAAAAAACGAATAAAAAAGAGCAAAGGTAGCCTTATGTTACCTTTGCTCTTTTTCTGATATAGCAGTTTCTCTAGCAATTTTACTTTCTTCTACCAACATATTGTACGACAGCACTTAAACCTTGATGATGCTTGCCTTCTGAAATCATACGCTGTTTTTCAACGCCAATAATTTCTTCTAGCTCAGCCAATTCTGTCTGCAAATTTTCTAGTGAATTAAAACGTTCTTTTTGCGCAGCAGGTGGTCCGCCGACGGCTTCCATATCAAGTTGCTGCTCGGTATAAGCCTCGACAATAAACACGCCATTTGGTTTCAATGCTGGTGCAATCTGCGCATGAACGTACTGACTAACAGTTTTAGGCATATGCGCCCAAATAGAGACAATCCCATCCCACTCTCCTACACCAAATTGATAATCGGCCAAATCAGCTATTTGAGTGATGATTTCAACGCCCCGCTCACTAGCCAGTTTCAAGGCTTTATTTAAACCCACATCGGATAAATCCATGGCAGTCACTTGATAGCCTTGCTCAGCTAAAAATACCGCGTTCCTACCTTCGCCTTCTGCCAAACACAGTACTCGTCCACCTGCTGGTATGTGCTGGAACTGCTCTTCCAAAAAATCATTTGGTTCTGTACCAAAAGCAAAGCCTGGTTCGCTGTAGCGTTCGTTCCACATATCGTTTTCCTTTTCTATTTTATTTTATTTAGCATTCTAATTATTATAGTTATATTACCGTGGGTACAACTTCATGGAAACTGTAATTTCGAAGATAAAAATACTAACATTTATAACGGTCATAATTAATCTAGAAATAATTATGCATTGATTAACCTACGCTTGCTAAGCGTAATAGCAATGTAAGAAAAATATAACTAAAATCATATTATAACAATCGAAATAAAACTTTAAATTAAGTTTTTCTTAATATAACCTATCGTACTATTAGAATAACTACATTGATATCAACTCATACTGGTTAAACGTGAGCTATTGAGTACGTAGTTTAACGTGAAAGAAAAACACCTGATTTCAGAGGCATTTTTACAACCTTTCAGAATATTTATAAATTTTAGAGGAATTTATGAGTTTAAAAAATACCAGTTATAACTACGGTACTATAGCAAAATGCTTGCATTGGGGAACGGCTTTATTATTCTTAGGTGCTTATGCGAGCGTTTATTTTCGCCATTGGTTTACGGTAGATGATACGCCTATTAACTGGACGGCACTTCAGCTACATTTATCTTTCGGTGTGAGTATTGCCGTTTTAGTGGTGCTGCGTATTATCTGGCGTATGATGAACCGCACCCCAGACGAAGAACCTGGCACTAAGATGGAACATCTCGCAGCCCATGCTGGACATTTCGCTTTATATGCGGTCTTGATCATTATGCCAGTTACAGGCTATTTAGGTTCTAAAGTGAATACGGAATTTTATTTCTTGTTTGATATTCCGATGTTTGAGAGCACTTCATTGTTCCGATCTGTCATCCGTGATGGGATGGGTATCAGCTATGAGGCATTTGAAGCACCGTTAGATTTCCTTCATAAACAAGTATTCGGTAAATGGTTGGCTTGGATGCTCGTCGTAGGACACATTTTGGCAGCTTTATATCATCACTATGTGAAAAAAGATCGGACGCTTATTAAGATGACGAGTGGGAAGTGAAAGATGGTGTTCTGATAATATTTAATCCTTATCTACTACAGCCCCAAATCTTTTAAACTTATAGCTTACGTAGGCTGAGATTAATGCACCTTTAAAAATAATTATACTCAATAAATCCTGTCTATATTGGTAATAAATACTTTTGTCTAGAACTATAAACAAAAAAAGGGGCTCATAATTGAGCCTCTTTTTTAATTAATAAATTTAATACTAGTTAGTAGATCCGTTTGCTGCATATGAGAAAGTCTGCCCAGTTTCCTTAATTGTAAAAGAGTAATTTAAATTAACTTTATTATTTCTGGTGTGCATTACCTTTAATGCAAAATTAAGTTTCTCGCCTTTTTGAATTACTTTGTTGTTACTTAAATTATCGAAGAAGGCTGAATATTGTGGGTTACTTGAAGTAGCATTTAGGTTAATGATAGTAAAGTTTGACCCTTTAGCTTCTAATACAAATTTGTCTAAAGAAACTCCAACTCCACAACCGTTGCCTACACATGTAGAGGATATATTGAATGATGATGTATTGCTATAAGGTAGTTTTTGAATAGAATCACCAAAGAACCCAGTAGTACTCAAAACAATCTCTGGAGCACTTTGAACAGTAATATTTACATTACTACTTGAGCTTAGGGAGCCGTCTGAGACTTTTAAAGTAAAAACATAATTTCCAGGCTTATCTAGAGTTACATCAGGATTAGCAATAGCACTTTGTAAAGTAACTTTACTTCCTGACGGAACAGAGCTTACAGACCACTGATAACTTAGTTTATCGCTATCAGGATCTATACTTTTACTTCCATCTAATGTAACTGTCTCACCTATTTTTATAGTTTGTGGTGATCCAGCGTTAGATAGTGGAGCAGAATTACCTCGTACTACTTTCACTTTTATAGTTGTCTTTTCGCTAGATAATATTCCATCTGATACAGTTAAACCAACCGTATAAGTACCTACTTTATCAAAAACAACGCTTGGGTTTTGAGATGCTGACATAGATAGCTGTGCTGTACTATCTGATGGTTTTGATTCAATAGTCCAGTTATAGTTTATTGGATCATTATCACTATCAGCACTTGAAGAACCATCTAGAATAACCTTTTTTCCTACCTGTATTTCTTCAGACACATTTGCAATAACAGCTACAGGAGCAGCATTACCTCTTACTACATCAAGTTTAACAATGCTTTCTTGGCTATCTAATTTTCCATCATTAACTATAAGACTTACAATATACTGTCCTTGTA
The nucleotide sequence above comes from Psychrobacter sp. P2G3. Encoded proteins:
- a CDS encoding class I SAM-dependent methyltransferase; protein product: MWNERYSEPGFAFGTEPNDFLEEQFQHIPAGGRVLCLAEGEGRNAVFLAEQGYQVTAMDLSDVGLNKALKLASERGVEIITQIADLADYQFGVGEWDGIVSIWAHMPKTVSQYVHAQIAPALKPNGVFIVEAYTEQQLDMEAVGGPPAAQKERFNSLENLQTELAELEEIIGVEKQRMISEGKHHQGLSAVVQYVGRRK
- a CDS encoding cytochrome b, translating into MSLKNTSYNYGTIAKCLHWGTALLFLGAYASVYFRHWFTVDDTPINWTALQLHLSFGVSIAVLVVLRIIWRMMNRTPDEEPGTKMEHLAAHAGHFALYAVLIIMPVTGYLGSKVNTEFYFLFDIPMFESTSLFRSVIRDGMGISYEAFEAPLDFLHKQVFGKWLAWMLVVGHILAALYHHYVKKDRTLIKMTSGK
- a CDS encoding PKD domain-containing protein; its protein translation is MKIMKLCLLTTSIAFLTACGNDSSSSSVTPSVTTPDLTTPLTPLKPSNNIPVAVAGINQNITLGDLVTLDGSESIDKDQDLLTYVWKIKEKPEGSKAVLSDDSIVNPTFKPDLQGQYIVSLIVNDGKLDSQESIVKLDVVRGNAAPVAVIANVSEEIQVGKKVILDGSSSADSDNDPINYNWTIESKPSDSTAQLSMSASQNPSVVFDKVGTYTVGLTVSDGILSSEKTTIKVKVVRGNSAPLSNAGSPQTIKIGETVTLDGSKSIDPDSDKLSYQWSVSSVPSGSKVTLQSAIANPDVTLDKPGNYVFTLKVSDGSLSSSSNVNITVQSAPEIVLSTTGFFGDSIQKLPYSNTSSFNISSTCVGNGCGVGVSLDKFVLEAKGSNFTIINLNATSSNPQYSAFFDNLSNNKVIQKGEKLNFALKVMHTRNNKVNLNYSFTIKETGQTFSYAANGSTN